In one window of Streptomyces sp. NBC_00193 DNA:
- a CDS encoding PRC-barrel domain-containing protein translates to MTENFWGYRETAGRLGGSDLTGYKVEASDGSIGKVDKHSDEVGSSYIVVDTGPWIFGKEVLLPAGTISRIDANDEKIYVDRTKEQIKKAPEFDKDKHLDDADYHRQVGGYYDGPHRL, encoded by the coding sequence ATGACTGAAAACTTTTGGGGTTACCGGGAGACCGCCGGCCGTCTGGGCGGGTCGGATCTGACGGGGTACAAGGTCGAGGCGAGCGACGGTTCCATCGGCAAGGTCGACAAGCACTCGGATGAAGTCGGATCCTCGTACATCGTGGTCGACACCGGCCCGTGGATCTTCGGCAAGGAAGTCCTGCTGCCCGCGGGCACGATCAGCCGGATCGACGCCAACGACGAGAAGATCTACGTCGACCGGACGAAGGAGCAGATCAAGAAGGCTCCCGAGTTCGACAAGGACAAGCACCTCGATGACGCGGACTATCACCGCCAGGTCGGCGGCTACTACGACGGACCGCACCGCCTGTAA
- a CDS encoding transposase: protein MRPSCGFTTRLHLAVEQGQKPMSLVITAGQRGDSAQFEPVLDKVRRVPRIGSGRPRVRPDHVRADKAYASRKNRAHLRRRGIRCTIPDKADQASNRQKLGSRGGGPPHFDAVDCRKRHRAVATTDRDRSHRY, encoded by the coding sequence GTGAGGCCATCCTGCGGATTCACCACCAGGCTGCACCTGGCCGTCGAGCAGGGCCAGAAGCCCATGTCCCTCGTGATCACCGCTGGACAGCGCGGGGACTCAGCGCAGTTCGAACCCGTGCTGGACAAGGTCCGCCGCGTGCCCCGCATCGGGTCGGGCCGGCCACGCGTCCGCCCTGATCACGTGAGGGCTGACAAGGCGTACGCCTCCCGGAAGAACCGGGCCCACCTGCGCCGACGGGGCATTCGCTGCACCATCCCCGACAAGGCCGACCAGGCGAGCAACCGCCAGAAGCTCGGCTCCCGCGGGGGCGGGCCTCCGCATTTCGACGCGGTTGACTGCCGCAAGAGGCACCGCGCCGTCGCCACCACCGATCGTGATCGTTCTCACCGATACTGA
- a CDS encoding isoamylase early set domain-containing protein gives MLERKQLKNRAQVTFVLPEDTPDGPVSVVGDFNHWNPAAHPLEPRGDGTRAATVTLPRRSAHSFRYLAAGDYWFNDHEADGHDGANSRIHT, from the coding sequence GTGCTCGAACGCAAGCAACTGAAGAACCGTGCCCAGGTCACCTTCGTCCTCCCCGAGGACACCCCCGACGGGCCGGTCAGCGTGGTCGGCGACTTCAACCACTGGAACCCCGCCGCCCACCCCCTCGAACCCCGCGGCGACGGGACGCGTGCCGCAACGGTCACACTCCCCCGCCGCAGCGCCCACTCCTTCCGCTACCTCGCCGCCGGCGACTACTGGTTCAACGACCACGAAGCCGACGGCCACGACGGCGCCAACAGCCGCATCCACACCTGA
- a CDS encoding SMI1/KNR4 family protein produces the protein MTSDLVQDSWTRIDAWLREHAPRTFATLRPPAGGEEIAAAEQELGVTFPPDLVASLLRHNGALEGPEAFRFSTGDRLLGVIGILGDTGFMRGIDQGLDGETEGYWLHDYVKFGSYDVTSDGLVMDCRTGRDSFGVIGRFFDETGTSFGQADSLGEYLAELAGMLERGQDAGVVTFNGRLFWEACPPARPQYSADEPLPSPDEQLPELDLSYSPTDLLHVSHLDGHEELGALIAVLPYEQVVDAARKQLRRLAVETGLNNYPEIKTALDAWECGVALPQPDQTGPLALRLRAVLAQADTGRDHTRRWAAEKIALGIWGSPYRSVCESAETRSHFTLDWRADLHADLSNQPLPLIPDDRFWGALRNPAIDSSWYAAQFSQDQD, from the coding sequence ATGACATCAGACCTGGTCCAGGACTCATGGACTCGCATCGACGCGTGGCTGCGCGAGCACGCGCCCCGCACGTTTGCCACGCTTCGGCCGCCTGCAGGCGGCGAGGAGATCGCAGCAGCGGAACAGGAACTGGGGGTCACCTTTCCTCCGGACCTGGTCGCTTCACTCCTCCGGCATAACGGGGCGCTGGAGGGACCTGAGGCTTTCCGCTTCAGCACGGGCGACCGGCTGCTCGGAGTGATCGGAATCCTCGGGGACACCGGGTTCATGCGCGGCATCGACCAGGGCCTCGACGGGGAGACCGAGGGCTACTGGCTTCACGATTACGTGAAGTTCGGTTCTTACGACGTGACGTCGGACGGTCTTGTGATGGATTGCCGTACCGGGCGGGACTCCTTCGGTGTGATCGGACGGTTCTTCGACGAGACCGGCACCAGTTTCGGGCAGGCCGACTCGCTGGGTGAGTATCTGGCCGAACTGGCCGGCATGCTTGAGCGCGGCCAGGACGCCGGTGTCGTCACCTTCAACGGCCGGCTGTTCTGGGAGGCGTGTCCGCCTGCCAGGCCGCAGTACAGTGCCGACGAGCCCCTTCCCTCACCGGATGAGCAGCTGCCAGAGCTGGACCTGTCCTACAGTCCCACCGACCTCCTCCACGTGAGCCACCTGGACGGGCATGAGGAACTCGGTGCGCTGATCGCAGTCCTGCCGTATGAGCAGGTGGTCGACGCCGCGCGGAAGCAGCTGCGCAGGCTGGCGGTCGAAACGGGTCTGAACAACTACCCGGAGATCAAGACAGCCCTGGACGCGTGGGAGTGCGGTGTGGCCCTGCCGCAGCCTGACCAGACCGGCCCGCTCGCCTTGCGACTCCGCGCGGTGCTCGCACAGGCCGACACCGGCCGAGACCACACGCGCAGGTGGGCCGCGGAGAAGATAGCCCTCGGGATCTGGGGGTCCCCGTACCGGTCTGTGTGCGAGAGCGCGGAGACCCGGAGTCACTTCACTCTCGACTGGCGTGCGGATCTGCATGCGGACCTGAGCAATCAGCCCCTGCCACTTATACCTGACGACCGATTCTGGGGGGCGCTGCGCAACCCCGCCATCGACTCCAGTTGGTACGCGGCCCAGTTCAGCCAAGATCAGGACTGA
- a CDS encoding ATP-binding protein, whose translation MVPPMLVLDRPVSRTGRPTTTARAATDDFLRHAAQVRTPARPEYTDAVLLVVTELVANAIRHTDGPAALHLELHDDHVEIRVTDASPKPAEPRPPQTDGNGGYGWHLINRLTTHTHTEPTPDGGKTIYAHAPW comes from the coding sequence GTGGTTCCGCCCATGCTCGTCCTCGACCGGCCCGTTTCACGGACCGGCCGGCCCACGACGACAGCACGGGCCGCCACCGACGACTTCCTCCGCCACGCAGCCCAGGTCCGGACCCCTGCCCGGCCCGAATACACCGACGCGGTCCTCCTGGTCGTCACCGAACTCGTCGCCAACGCGATCCGCCACACCGACGGGCCCGCCGCCCTCCACCTGGAACTCCATGACGACCACGTGGAGATCCGCGTCACCGACGCCAGCCCCAAGCCTGCGGAACCCCGCCCGCCCCAGACCGACGGCAACGGCGGCTACGGATGGCACCTCATCAACCGCCTCACCACCCACACCCACACCGAACCCACGCCCGACGGCGGAAAGACCATCTACGCCCACGCCCCCTGGTAG
- a CDS encoding phage tail sheath C-terminal domain-containing protein has product MAGTWVRCDAVRGVWKAPANVALQGVSGPTLKVSDTDQSEHPSVNFIREFPRVGTVVWGARTAAAPATAGDWRYIPVRRLCSVIERDVQTALKTVVFEPNGPATWEAVRAAVDNYLYNLWKQGALMGHTPAEAYFVQVGKGVTMTDEDIKNGTLVMKIGVAALRPAEFITLEFTQAVAAA; this is encoded by the coding sequence GTGGCGGGTACCTGGGTGCGGTGTGACGCCGTACGCGGGGTGTGGAAGGCGCCGGCCAACGTCGCCCTCCAGGGCGTGAGCGGCCCGACCCTGAAGGTCAGCGACACAGATCAGTCCGAGCACCCCTCGGTGAACTTCATCCGCGAGTTCCCCCGTGTCGGCACCGTGGTCTGGGGAGCGCGCACCGCGGCGGCCCCGGCCACGGCCGGCGACTGGCGGTACATCCCCGTACGCCGCCTGTGCAGCGTCATCGAGCGGGACGTCCAGACCGCCCTGAAGACGGTCGTCTTCGAGCCCAACGGACCTGCCACCTGGGAAGCCGTCCGCGCTGCGGTCGACAACTACCTCTACAACCTGTGGAAGCAGGGCGCCCTCATGGGCCACACCCCGGCCGAGGCCTATTTCGTCCAGGTCGGCAAAGGCGTGACCATGACGGACGAGGACATCAAGAACGGCACCCTCGTGATGAAGATCGGCGTGGCCGCCCTGCGCCCTGCCGAGTTCATCACCCTCGAATTCACGCAAGCCGTCGCGGCAGCCTGA
- a CDS encoding STAS domain-containing protein, with amino-acid sequence MEDAQNRIPPLEVEKDGQQVIVHVGGEMDIDQAPLLAEALRTLITQSDCPPEVVLDLTELAFCDSSGLNALLQARLTAIEHGRRISLHAPNQQVTKLLEITGTRQLFPITGTHEDQAE; translated from the coding sequence ATGGAAGACGCGCAGAACCGTATTCCGCCCCTAGAGGTGGAGAAGGATGGCCAGCAGGTGATCGTGCATGTCGGCGGCGAGATGGACATCGACCAGGCCCCGCTCCTCGCCGAGGCCCTTCGCACTCTGATCACCCAGAGCGACTGTCCGCCCGAGGTCGTCCTCGACCTGACCGAGCTCGCCTTCTGCGACTCCTCCGGCCTCAACGCCCTCCTCCAGGCCCGCCTCACCGCCATCGAGCACGGCCGGCGCATCAGCCTCCACGCCCCCAACCAGCAAGTCACCAAGCTCCTCGAAATCACCGGCACCCGCCAGCTCTTCCCGATCACCGGCACCCACGAAGACCAGGCCGAATAG
- a CDS encoding NAD(P)/FAD-dependent oxidoreductase codes for MTSTAGASGAETHSHDVIVVGARCAGAPTAMLLSRLGHRVLLVDRATFPSDTISTHLIHPPGLAALERWGLLDRVVETGCPAIHTYAFDLGPFVITGSPAGEGFDVSYAPRRTVLDKILVDAAAESGAEVREGFTVEEILYDSGTVTGVKGHGKDGRTATEYARIVVGADGVHSSVARATDATDYAEKPKINAYYYAYWAGLPMNGTFEAYDREDRAFAAWPTNDDQTLVICAWPMREFEANRDDVEGNYHAVLARAPAFAERVSKATRTERFVGMAIPNYFRKPYGPGWILVGDAGYLKDPITAQGIQDAFRDAERCTRALDDVLTGRRPFDEAMRACQETRDTEVMSMYEFTADFAMLEPPPPEMQQLLLAVSRSRSAQDEFARVTAGVTRPEEFFRHMQERMEHQAPNAA; via the coding sequence ATGACCAGCACAGCCGGCGCATCCGGTGCCGAAACCCACTCCCACGACGTGATCGTCGTCGGAGCACGGTGCGCAGGAGCCCCGACCGCCATGCTCCTGTCCCGCCTCGGTCACCGGGTCCTCCTCGTCGACCGGGCGACCTTTCCGAGCGACACGATCTCCACCCACCTGATCCATCCACCCGGCCTGGCTGCGCTCGAACGCTGGGGACTGCTGGACCGCGTAGTGGAGACGGGTTGTCCTGCCATCCATACCTATGCGTTCGATCTCGGCCCCTTCGTCATCACCGGCTCTCCTGCCGGTGAGGGGTTCGACGTCTCTTACGCCCCGCGCCGCACGGTCCTGGACAAGATCCTGGTCGATGCCGCCGCGGAATCGGGCGCCGAGGTCCGCGAGGGATTCACCGTCGAGGAGATCCTGTACGACAGCGGGACGGTCACCGGCGTCAAGGGCCACGGCAAGGACGGCAGGACGGCCACGGAGTACGCCCGGATCGTCGTCGGAGCGGACGGAGTCCACTCGTCCGTCGCCAGGGCGACGGACGCCACGGACTACGCCGAGAAGCCCAAGATCAACGCCTACTACTACGCCTACTGGGCCGGTCTGCCGATGAACGGGACGTTCGAGGCGTACGACCGCGAGGACCGCGCCTTCGCCGCATGGCCGACCAATGACGACCAGACGCTGGTCATCTGCGCCTGGCCCATGCGCGAATTCGAGGCCAATCGCGACGACGTCGAAGGCAACTACCACGCCGTCCTGGCCCGTGCGCCGGCCTTCGCCGAACGGGTCTCGAAAGCCACTCGGACCGAACGGTTCGTCGGCATGGCCATCCCCAACTACTTCCGCAAACCATACGGTCCCGGCTGGATCCTCGTCGGAGACGCCGGATACCTCAAAGACCCCATCACCGCGCAGGGCATCCAGGACGCCTTCCGCGACGCGGAACGGTGCACCCGGGCGCTCGACGACGTACTCACCGGCCGGCGGCCCTTCGACGAAGCCATGCGGGCGTGCCAGGAGACAAGAGACACCGAGGTCATGAGCATGTACGAGTTCACGGCCGACTTCGCCATGCTGGAACCACCGCCCCCCGAAATGCAGCAACTCCTCCTCGCCGTTTCCCGCAGCCGCTCGGCACAGGACGAGTTCGCCCGGGTGACGGCCGGCGTGACACGCCCTGAGGAGTTCTTCAGACACATGCAGGAACGCATGGAACACCAGGCGCCCAACGCCGCCTAA
- a CDS encoding NUDIX domain-containing protein: MKERVRAILLTTDGTMLVINRIRPGIPPYQVLVGGGVESQDADLEGALLREIHEEIAGEAVNLHPFRQLENDKGETEHFYLARIGVWNFDDRTGPEFACDDRGEYLLEEVPLTVEAVDALNLMPPQLKDALLDAIRAGSLTVPVAWPAEYPSLPHGRQPPPSSGPTRGSSPGSPSRPPAVGLRPSEVVPHRPDMVEALLRTGPTLEAWPPIPC; encoded by the coding sequence ATGAAGGAGCGCGTCCGCGCCATCCTGCTCACCACCGACGGCACCATGCTCGTCATCAACCGCATCCGCCCCGGCATCCCCCCGTACCAGGTCCTCGTCGGCGGCGGCGTTGAGTCCCAGGACGCCGACCTGGAAGGCGCGCTGCTCAGGGAGATCCACGAGGAAATCGCCGGCGAAGCCGTCAACCTGCACCCCTTCCGTCAGCTGGAGAACGACAAGGGCGAGACCGAGCACTTCTACCTCGCCCGGATCGGCGTCTGGAACTTCGACGACCGCACAGGCCCGGAGTTCGCGTGCGACGACCGCGGCGAGTACCTGCTCGAGGAGGTCCCGCTCACCGTTGAAGCCGTCGACGCACTGAACCTGATGCCACCCCAGCTCAAGGACGCGCTGCTCGACGCGATCCGAGCGGGAAGCCTCACCGTCCCAGTGGCGTGGCCGGCCGAGTATCCGTCCCTGCCGCATGGCCGTCAGCCGCCGCCGAGCAGTGGCCCGACCCGTGGTTCGAGTCCTGGGAGCCCGTCGCGCCCGCCGGCTGTGGGGCTACGGCCGTCTGAAGTCGTGCCCCATCGTCCGGATATGGTCGAGGCGCTCTTGCGGACCGGTCCTACGCTGGAGGCATGGCCACCGATCCCTTGCTGA
- a CDS encoding SDR family oxidoreductase: MARELGPCGIAVKTVLPGAIQVPAENDLPAHHRARPEGQIARQCVPRRGQHEDVAAAITFLANPNTSFITAQPLAIDGGWMPH, from the coding sequence CTGGCCAGAGAACTTGGCCCGTGCGGCATCGCCGTGAAAACTGTCCTCCCTGGGGCAATCCAGGTTCCCGCCGAGAACGACCTCCCTGCCCACCACCGCGCTCGGCCCGAGGGCCAGATCGCCCGCCAGTGCGTTCCCCGCCGCGGTCAGCACGAGGACGTCGCCGCCGCCATCACCTTCCTCGCCAACCCCAACACATCGTTCATCACTGCCCAGCCGTTGGCCATCGATGGCGGCTGGATGCCCCACTGA
- a CDS encoding STAS domain-containing protein, with protein MTTHPTQNLSSTTSTGPRTVLTIAGAIDMDTCPHITATLDLVTLDGRTLVLDLSAITFMDSSGLNLLLTLRNRAEAEQGTLELCGLPDQALRLLDITGARDLFTLTP; from the coding sequence ATGACCACGCACCCCACCCAGAACCTCTCCTCGACGACGTCCACCGGGCCCCGCACTGTCCTGACCATCGCCGGCGCGATCGACATGGACACCTGCCCGCACATCACCGCAACCCTCGACCTCGTCACTCTGGATGGCCGCACGCTCGTCCTGGACCTGTCGGCCATCACCTTCATGGACTCCAGCGGCCTCAACCTGCTCCTCACCCTCCGCAACCGCGCCGAAGCCGAACAGGGCACGCTGGAACTGTGCGGACTTCCCGACCAGGCCCTGCGCCTCCTGGACATCACCGGAGCACGCGATCTCTTCACCCTCACCCCGTAG
- a CDS encoding MerR family transcriptional regulator: MTAENPIGPLGGHLDDDDFPAYTMGRAAEMLGTTQGFLRAIGEARLITPLRSAGGHRRYSRYQLRVAARARELVDQGTPIESACRIVILEDQLEEAQRINAEYRRAAEATDR, from the coding sequence ATGACAGCAGAGAATCCGATCGGCCCCCTCGGCGGCCACCTGGACGACGACGACTTCCCCGCCTACACGATGGGCCGGGCCGCCGAGATGCTCGGCACCACTCAGGGCTTCCTCCGCGCCATCGGCGAAGCCCGCCTCATCACCCCGCTCCGCTCCGCAGGCGGCCACCGCCGCTACTCCCGCTACCAGCTGCGTGTCGCCGCCCGCGCGCGGGAGCTCGTGGACCAGGGCACCCCGATCGAATCCGCGTGCCGGATCGTGATCCTGGAAGACCAGCTCGAGGAAGCCCAGCGCATCAACGCCGAATACCGGCGTGCCGCGGAAGCGACCGACCGCTGA
- a CDS encoding DNA/RNA non-specific endonuclease, whose protein sequence is MGREVVLGGNLDCPREDSFHGDAARAKFSGQRRGEAEEDDPTWGRRVVYGELDALGRPTGMHSTLGDYMMGKNPLDPHGDPPDWEKDKGYNRAHLFGAQLGGSNYNQANFVTMHSYANSPVMQHIENQVRAAVESGETIQYSITPRYNGTDEIPTGVDIEAYGSNGFTFTQHRSTGITELGSAAFIPNVKRYS, encoded by the coding sequence GTGGGCAGGGAGGTCGTTCTCGGCGGGAACCTGGATTGCCCCAGGGAGGACAGTTTTCACGGCGATGCCGCACGGGCCAAGTTCTCTGGCCAGCGACGGGGCGAGGCAGAGGAGGACGACCCGACATGGGGCCGCAGGGTTGTCTACGGCGAACTCGACGCGCTGGGCCGGCCGACAGGAATGCACTCCACCCTCGGGGACTACATGATGGGCAAGAACCCCTTAGACCCGCACGGCGATCCCCCCGACTGGGAAAAGGACAAGGGATACAACCGGGCCCACCTCTTCGGCGCGCAACTCGGCGGATCAAACTACAATCAGGCAAATTTCGTCACCATGCATTCGTACGCCAACTCCCCCGTCATGCAGCACATCGAAAACCAGGTCAGGGCCGCAGTCGAATCCGGAGAAACCATCCAGTACAGCATCACCCCTCGATACAACGGGACCGATGAAATCCCCACAGGCGTGGACATCGAAGCCTATGGCTCGAATGGATTCACATTCACTCAACACAGAAGCACCGGAATCACCGAGTTGGGAAGCGCTGCATTCATACCCAACGTGAAGAGATACAGCTGA